GAAAAACATTTGTTCTCGATGACGCTCTTGAGGTTGTCTATGTAATCCTCCCGCTCCCGGATACGCTCCCCAATGCGCGCGTCTCCGCCCTCGATGGCGGCCATGGTGTTTTCAATCTGGCGGATTACCTCGATCACCAGCAGTTTGAACTGCTCGTTTATGCCGGGCTCAACAATCATTCGCTCACGCCAGTACCCGCGCTAGGCTCGGGCCTGCCTCTCTTTCCACTCCAGTTTCACTTTGAGCCGGTAGAAGCCCTCTTTCGGGCTTCCTTCAGCCTTAACCTTCACCATGTCCGCCAATTCCAGGTAAATGTGGCTCTTTTTGGAGCCCAGGAACAGAAGACCCGCTGAAAGGCCATCCACAATTTCCTTGAGGAGCTTGGCTATGGCCTCCCGGTCCTGATACGACTCAAACTCGAACTCGCCTTGCTCTTCCATGGCCATCGGCCGTTCTTTCACTCAACCGCGCCGCTCTTTATGAAAATGCCGTCTTCCGCCGAGGGCTTTTTCTCGTCCCTCCAGGAGAACGAGAGTTTTAGCTTGGCCTTGCCGTCTTTGCGCTTGGCTTCCACCTCCACCTTGATCAAACCGGCCGGCTCCATGCTCAACTGCCTGTCCTTGGATCCCATGGTAAGCTTGCCGCTTCCAAACCCTTCCACCAGCGCGCCCAGGTAGCGCACCACAGCGTCTTTGTGAAGTTCAGCGTCGTAGTTAAACTCGTTTTCCTTTGACATGTTCCCCCCTCTCACGAAAGCCTGTTTTTGTACTCTTCAATCACCCGCCGACGGCTTGCGTTAGCCGCGATGAGCGTTTTGCTGATCGAATGATCGTCCCATGCGGTTTGCACGCCTATCTCCCGCCCGGCCTTCTCCGGGTTCTGGAAACGCGGCTCCTTGGCCTTCTCGCTCATGTGGGTGTCGTCCCCCATGAATATGAGAAGTTGCCTTTGCTTGCCTTTCCTTGTCTTGTTCTGCCGCAGGACAACCTGGATAAGAAACTCAGTGTATTCGTTGGACTGCGGATTCCACACCTCGTATCCGTCCAGGTCGTAGTCGGCCAGCAGGATAGGCCAGAACTGCTCCGGGTGAGGCACAACGACGCCAGCGCCCAGCGACCTGGCCTCCTCTATCACCTCCTCTGTGGAGTAGAAATACGAAAGAGAGAAGTTGGCTTTCACAACCTTTTTAACGGCTCCCACGAAAAGCTGTACACGGTTTATCAGCCGGTCGTCAAGGTGGGCGCGGCATTCGTCTATATAATCGGTCAGCAGTTTGTTTTTCATGGCCACCTGCGGGGTGACCTGCTCTTTGGCGTAAATAATGGCAAGAAGCTTGCCCGCCAGTGTCCTGGCCAGCGCCACAATCTCCTCATTGGCGCCAGTCTCTTGGGCGGGCACGGCCAGCCTGTGCTCAAGCGACGGGTCAACGAGGGTCTCCAGGAACTCCAGCAACTGCCCGGAGCGGTATTTGAAAGTATGCTCCAGCATGGCTTTCAGGGTGTCCGCTCCCTCCACTTTATCCTCGCGCATGTGGAGCAACAGCTGTACCTTCCGGTTGAAACCTTTCGAGTAACAGTCCACCTCCACTCCAGCGAAGCCGTCCATGGCCATGATGATGTTATGCTGGGTCGGGATGACCAGCTCGCGCCGCCTGCTGGGAAACATGTTGTTCACCCTCTCGCGGATGAGGTCCAGCGGGATGTGCTCCGGGTGCCAGTGGACGGCCAGCACAGACTCCTGCCTGGGATAGATCCTGGAAGGCTGGGTAAGCGCCAGCCTTTGCTGGGGCGTAAGCTCCGTGGAGATAACGCGCAGATAGGCCTTCTCGTCCCACTCTGTTATTTCCCGGGAGCTTTGGGCCGCGGAAGGCCGGGGCCGGAGCTGGCGTGGTGGCTTGGGGGCTTCTAATGTCATTGTTCTCTCAGACATCCTGTTTCACTGGCTAAAATACCTCTTCAATTTCATGATAATCCTCCGCGCCTCCGCTCGCCGTTAGGAAGAGGTTAATTCCACTCTTGCAACCTGGCGCTAAACGCAATCCATTCTTACGTAAAACGAAAGACGGCTTGCGGTAACGCGGCTTTTACCGGTGTAGAAGAACGCGGCAAGCCATATTGACTGCAGGAACAGGATCACCCACGGGTCCCATAAAGTCAGAAGGCCCCGGGCCGCGTCTATATTCCCCACATCAGGGGGCTGGCCGATAAGCCACATTACCAGGGCCGCGTAAAACGGCGCCACTATACCCATGATCTGGTAGGCCGATATCTTCCCGCCGCCCCGGTAGTCGGCCCGTAGGGTTTCCGAAAAGACCCGCCAAAACTGGGTGACGGTTATGGATACTATGAACGCCTCCATGAAATAGGCGTTGAGGAACAGCCAGGAGGAAAGGACAGCCTGGGTCATGTAAATCACCGAGGTCATTGCCTGCACTGGAGCCACGGGGACGCCTTCCAGCCCGCCCTCATAGGCGATCTTCTTGGTTTTACCGTGGAAGATCATGCCCAGCCCTTTCAGTGTCTTTTGGCTCCATGGACTTAGCGAAGACAAGGATACCCCGTAACAGCACCCGAAACTCAAACAGGCCAGCCTGCCTATCCCCTCGCCGAAGGAATAGGCCACCGCCGCCGCTGAAATAGCGGGCAGGACCGGCAAACCACCAGCGGGAGTTTCACTGAACAGCCTGTCCACCCCCACGGCAAGCCAGGGGCAAACGATGATACCGGTGAACACCGCCCCGCCCACCGTGAAGGTGTGGAGTTTCCCTTCCACAATTCTGGCCACTATTTTTGAGGCCGGGGCGCACACAAGAAGCGTAAGTATTATGAAGACCACGGCCCCGGTGAACGAGGCGCCAAGAGAGCCGTAGAGGATTATAAAAAGAGCCACGGCGGAGGCGTACGCCGTGGCTGTAAGGAAACCGTACCAGGTGAAATTGACCCCTTCCCACTGCCCCTCGCCTATCTTGCGCGCCGGGGCCGAGGCGATCATCTGCCAGCGTTCGCCGGGAAGGTTGCGGAAGCCCCATGCCAGGGCCATACCCGAAACCAGCGCCAGCCCGGCTATGAACACGCCATTCATGCGTGCCCTCCCCGTTTGAGGTATTCGGGCCAGGCTGTGGCGATAAGGGAACGGGCCCTAAGGTCGGTTTCTATAAGGGGCTGGTCAAAACCCTTGGAGAACCGGCTCTCCACGCCCGGCAGGCGCATGTTGTGGACTATGTCTTCCGCGAACACCGTCCGGCTATGCTCGAAAAGGAGCACTACCGTGCTAGAGCCAGGCCTGAAAAGGCTTTTGGGCATCCCTTTTCGAAGGAACATGCCCGGCTTGATATCCTGCGGGTTTTCGTATTGGCTCTCGCTGTAAACCTGTTTGATCTCGCCTATCATCAGCGCCACCACTTCTATCATTATCACGTGCCCGGCGTTGGCGCCTCCCTCCACGTCGGTATCTATCACGGTCACCACCCGCTTGTTTTTCGAGTACGGCGTAACCTCGGCCACCACTGCTCCGGGATTGCACGAATGGTAGCCGCCGTCTATCTCGTAGATGTCCACTACCCTTCCGGATACCGGCACATGGTTGTAGTGATACTTTTCCGGAGTCAGGCGGAAGATGGCGAAATCCCCGTCCACCATCTTTTCAAGCCAATGGGTTTTGTCATACCCCACCAGATCTTCCATCTCGAAATATTTGCCTTTCAGGTAGATATAAGAGTTCTCCCTGAACGAGCCGATTATCACCCGCGCGTCCGAAGGGGCGACTATGGCGTAAGGGTCGTCAGGCATGGGGCGGGTTTCCCAGTAGCGTATTTTGCGTTCGAAAAGCTTTCTGTAAGTGGTGAAGGTCTCCGGGTCTTCCAGGCATTCCGAAAGGTCTATCTCCCCCTCATCCAGAAACGATTTGCCGCCGAAAAGCCTGTGGCCGAAAGGCATGTCGAAATTGAGATACCCCAGTACCGAGGAACTCCAGGAACTGGTGAGCGCCCGGAACAGCGCCGGGGCGTTTTCCCGGGCGTTGGCGTAAAGATACCGCACGGCGGCGTCACCGAACAGTTTCTCCGTTTTTATCTCGCCACTGTCGCGGTCTATGTACTGATGTTGCGTGGTTTTCATAAATCTGTCCTCCCGTAACGCCGTTTCCGGCGGTCAATCCTTGCCATTCCCATGAATCACCGCCAGGAAAAGCCCGGCAAGCCTTACGATGTCCCCAAGCCTCGCCTTCTCGTCCATGACGCTCTCCTTCACCGAATGGGCGAACTCGGCGGTCTCGGCGGCTATGTCTTTTCCCAGCGCATCCAGAAAAAGGTTGTAGCCTTCTTCCATGTTTTTTCTTCTCAGCCCTTCGCGGTAATACCGCTCCATCGCCGCGTTAAACTCCTCGGCTCCCATTCTCATAGGGGCCTTCGCTCCGGCCTCGCCGGTGGCGGCCTTGGCCATCCGGCCCCAGGCCGACCGTTCCCAAGGCTTGTCAATCCCTTCCATCAGAGACTTTAAGGCTTCGCCCATTCCGAAGGCCTCCACAAGCTCGGCCCCTTCCCTTGCGATAAGGGAAAGGAGCGCCCTGCGGTATTCGCTGTTGTGGATCCGCATATAACCCTGGTACCTGCCGCTGAGTCTTGTGCTATTGGCATGGGATAACACACGAGTCAGGAAACGGTTCGCCGTGCCGGTTTTTACATAAAATGTGGGAAGTCCTATGGCGGAGCCGAAAAATATCTGCCGCCGCTCGCTTTCCATAAATGGGTTGTCGGGGATATGGGAATGATCCACGGCCCCCTCCGCCACAAGTTTGAAGGCCAGCGCGGTTACCAGGGATTGCAGGCTGGCCGCCGCCCCCATGTCCTCCTCGATGTTTTCGAACACGCTGTAATGGCGCCCCTCGAAGCCGAAATATCCCGCTTTGTGGAACTCCCGGAGTTTGTATAGAAGATAGAGCGACATCCGCTCGTCGAACACCCCAAGACTGGCCAGGTCTTTTTTTAACCGCCGGTCGTTATCCAGCCTGCCGTCCAGCGCCGGGCTGGACTCCGTTGAAAGCAGGCACACAAGATAGTCGATGAGTCTGAAATCCGGCACAAAGTCCCCTTTTAACCCGAAGGCGGAACTTACAAGATTGTCCAGCCACAACGGCCCGAAAGGGGTTATGGGAAGCCCGAATACGTTGAGCCTGGCCTTCTTTTTCCACCGGCGCCACAGCATCCGCAGATGGGTAAAATCCAGCTCGTGGGAAAGAAACCCAAGCGCCCGCTCCGGATGGAAGTCGGAAAACGCCAGCCGGTAGGGCGCGGCGCTGTATGTACCCACGAACAACGGCAGGAAATGCTCCACTATCTTTATGACCAGGTCGCCCACCAGTTTTTCGCCGGCCCTTCCGAATCCGCTGTTCTTGTCGGCCCTGGCGGCCGTAAGCCTTTTGCTCCCGATGCTGATGTGGGTACCATTATTGGCCAGGCTTATGTTGGAAACGTTGGGGAGCACAACCAGGTTGCTAGTGATAATCCCGGCGCTCCGGAGCTTAAGCACTGCGTTCAGCTGGCTCCGGGAAAGGGTTTGGTGGCAAAGCCGCATATAGTCGTGCTTGTCCTCACCCCTGTCCCACCCGGAAAGGCATGGGCTCATGTAAAGCTCCCGATAAAACTCGTCGGACACCAGGTCGTTCAACTTCTTCTGCCGGATGGGCGGGTGAGGGGCGAAATACACCATTACCCTCTGCCCGTTGGCGGCCAGGCCGAACCGCTCGTTGGCGTACTGGGCCAACAACTGGATGAACATGTAGCGGAGCGCAGTTTCACGGGCAAGCGCCTTGCCCACGCCGTTTTCCCGGGTAAGGGTGGGGACGTAGAAAGAGCAAATCTCCGGAGACGTGTTATCCGACGAGAAATGCCCCAGCAGTTTTTCGGCCATATCCAGCGCGGGCAGGCTCATCCGCGAGCGAAGGGCTCCAATAAGGTCGGCCAGCGCCAGTTTTAACAGATAGCTAATGGGAACCCTTACTATCTGCTCGCCGCTCTCGGTTAGCAGGAACCTGTCCGAATCGCTCCGGCGCGGCCCGTCGGGAACCCGCTTGTCCTCAAGCATATCCTGCGCCAGCGCCATGTCGGCGTAGTTGTTCAGT
This DNA window, taken from Nitrospinota bacterium, encodes the following:
- a CDS encoding prolipoprotein diacylglyceryl transferase, with the protein product MNGVFIAGLALVSGMALAWGFRNLPGERWQMIASAPARKIGEGQWEGVNFTWYGFLTATAYASAVALFIILYGSLGASFTGAVVFIILTLLVCAPASKIVARIVEGKLHTFTVGGAVFTGIIVCPWLAVGVDRLFSETPAGGLPVLPAISAAAVAYSFGEGIGRLACLSFGCCYGVSLSSLSPWSQKTLKGLGMIFHGKTKKIAYEGGLEGVPVAPVQAMTSVIYMTQAVLSSWLFLNAYFMEAFIVSITVTQFWRVFSETLRADYRGGGKISAYQIMGIVAPFYAALVMWLIGQPPDVGNIDAARGLLTLWDPWVILFLQSIWLAAFFYTGKSRVTASRLSFYVRMDCV
- a CDS encoding amphi-Trp domain-containing protein; protein product: MSKENEFNYDAELHKDAVVRYLGALVEGFGSGKLTMGSKDRQLSMEPAGLIKVEVEAKRKDGKAKLKLSFSWRDEKKPSAEDGIFIKSGAVE
- a CDS encoding phosphatidylserine decarboxylase codes for the protein MKTTQHQYIDRDSGEIKTEKLFGDAAVRYLYANARENAPALFRALTSSWSSSVLGYLNFDMPFGHRLFGGKSFLDEGEIDLSECLEDPETFTTYRKLFERKIRYWETRPMPDDPYAIVAPSDARVIIGSFRENSYIYLKGKYFEMEDLVGYDKTHWLEKMVDGDFAIFRLTPEKYHYNHVPVSGRVVDIYEIDGGYHSCNPGAVVAEVTPYSKNKRVVTVIDTDVEGGANAGHVIMIEVVALMIGEIKQVYSESQYENPQDIKPGMFLRKGMPKSLFRPGSSTVVLLFEHSRTVFAEDIVHNMRLPGVESRFSKGFDQPLIETDLRARSLIATAWPEYLKRGGHA
- a CDS encoding amphi-Trp domain-containing protein, with the protein product MKERPMAMEEQGEFEFESYQDREAIAKLLKEIVDGLSAGLLFLGSKKSHIYLELADMVKVKAEGSPKEGFYRLKVKLEWKERQARA